Sequence from the Nocardiopsis sp. YSL2 genome:
CCGGACGTCTACCAGGGCGCCCCGACCCCGATCACGGCCCTGATGGCCTCCTGCACGCTGGTCGCCGCGTTCGGCGCCCTGCTGCGGGTGTTCTTCGTGCCCTTCGGCGGCTCGGCGGACGTGTGGGAGCCGATGCTGTGGACGGTGGCCGTTCTCACGATGGTCGTCGCCGCCGTGGTCGCGGTCTCACAGCGCGACATCAAGCGGCTGCTGGCCTACTCGTCGGTCGTGCACGCCGGGTTCATCCTGACCGCCGTGGTGGCGGGCAGCACGGACGGGCTCGCGGGCGCCATGTTCTACCTGGGCGCCTACGGGTTCACCACCTTGGGCGCCTTCGCGGTGATCACGCTGGTGCGGACCAAGGACGGGGCGCAGGAGCTCAACGAGATCGACCGGTGGGCCGGACTGGGCCGCCGCCACCCGGCTCTGGCCGGTGCGCTGGCCCTGTTCCTGCTGGCGTTCGCCGGGATCCCGCTCACGAGCGGGTTCATCGGCAAGTTCGCGGTGTTCGAGGCCGCGCTGGCCGCGGGTGCTGCCCCGCTGGTGGTCGTGGGTGTCCTGAGCAGCGCGGTGACGGCGTTCTTCTACGTCCGGATCATCGTGGTGATGTTCTTCCGCGACCCGGAGCACGAGGCCCCCACGGTGGTACGGGCGGGCGTGCTCACGGGCGGGGTGATCACCCTGGGTGTGGCGGCCACGCTCGTCCTCGGGGTGTTCCCCGGTCTCGTGCTGGACAACCTCGTGCCGTCTCCGGACAGCGGGCCGGAGCCGACCGCGGTCATGGTCTCGCAGGTCACAGGGGATTCCGGCGGGGAGTGACTCACTACCCGGGTGTGGCTTTGGAGGTTCAATCCGGGTCGGATACCGTGGCAAGTCGGATCATGTTCATGTGCTGAGCGTGCGGTTGGCCTTCGCTTCGACGGTCGACCGCACGCCCGTTCGACAGGTGGAGCTTTACGGTGAGCGGTGCTGTCCCGAGCGGGTTTCTCGCTCTGCCGAGAGTCGACCCGACCCTCGCCCGGGAGATCCTGGACGACCTGGAGAAGGTCGAGGACCTGCTGAGGGAGTCGGTGGCGTCCTCCGACCCCCTGCTCACCGAGGCCGCCTCCCACCTGCTCGCGGCCGGCGGCAAGCGGTTCCGTGCCACGCTCGTGCTGCTGGCGGGGCACTTCGGCGACCCGACGGTACCCGACCTCATCTCGGCGGCGGCCGTGGTGGAGCTCACCCACGTGGCGACGCTCTACCACGACGACGTCATGGACGAGGCGGACCTGCGCCGGGGCGAGCCCAGCGCCAACCAGCGGTGGGGCAACAGCGTCGCCATCCTCACCGGTGACTACGTCTTCGCCCGGGCGTCGGAGATGCTCGCCGACCTGGGCACCGAAGCCGTCCGGCTGCAGGCGGCCACGTTCGGCCGACTGGTCCAGGGCCAGATCCTGGAGACCTCCGGACCGCCCGAGGGCACCGACCCCCTCGACCACTACCTGCGGGTGATCAGCGACAAGACCGCGTCGCTGATCGCCTCCTCCGCCGAGTTCGGCGGCATGTTCGGCAAGGTCGACCCCGAGACGGTGGGCACGGTGACCCGCGCCTGTGAAGCGCTGGGCATGGCCTTCCAGCTCGCCGACGACATCCTCGACGTGGCGGGCAAGACCTCCGAGTCGGGCAAGAACCCGGGGACGGACCTGCGCGAGGGTGTGCTGACCCTGCCCATGTTCTACGCCCTGCGCTCGACGGACCCCGCCGACGAGCGGTTGAAGTCGCTGCTGGGCCGGCCGCTGGACGAGGCGGAGGCCGAGGAGGCACTGGCGCTCCTGCAGGTGCACCCCGCGATGGCCGAGGCCGACGCCACCCTGCGCGGCTGGGCCGACCGGGCGCGCGCCGAGCTGGCGACGCTGCCGGAGGGGCGCGCGCGGGTCGCCTTCGAGGCCCTGTGCGACTACGTGGTCGAACGCTCCGGCTGAGTCCGGACCGGCGTCGCACGAGGACCCCGCCACCCGTACCGGGCGGCGGGGTCCTCGCGTGTCCGGGCCCCTGCGGGTCCGCGTCCGTGCCCCGGCGGGTCAGAGGACCGCGTCCGGTGACACGCGGACGGCGCCGCCCCGTGGTGCGAACGGGGCGGCGCCGTGACCGTGGCGGGTGTCAGCTGACGACGGGCAGCGCCTCGGAGCCGGGCAGCTCGGTGAAGGTCGGGTGCTGCGTCGTTCCTTCGGCCGGGGCCTGCTCGGGGGAGCCGCCCTCCACCGAGACCAGGTCGCTGGTGTCGACCTGGTCCAGCAGGTCGGTGCCCTGGCCCAGACCCGACACCAGGTCCTCGGCCGTCCGCGCCTCGGCGCCCTCGGCCACCTGCGGCAGCTCGGTACCGGCCAGGGGGCCGTCCAGCCCCACCGGCTGCGTGGTGTCCAGGGACCCGGCGCCCTCCAGCAGCGCGCCCGTCAGGTCGGCCAGCCCAGGGGTGGCGGGAGCGGACGGAGCGGCCTGCGGCAGGGTCTGACCGTCCTCCAGGTTGCGGTTGCCGACCATCCCGAGCGCGTCGTCGACGCCGACGTCCACGTAGTTGTCGTCGGTCAGCCGGTTGGACTCGACGACGTCCTGCACCCGGTCGGGGGTCTCGACGCCGAAGGCGTGCGCGAGGTCCCACATGTTCGGGGTGACGGGCTTGCCCGCGCTCTGCGGCACGACCTCGTCGGTGGAGTCCAGGGGCGACAGGGTGTTCTGCAGGTCCGCGGCGTCGCTCAGGGCCAGCGAGTTGTCGCCGGTCAGGTCGGTGATGCCGCCCAGGTCGGGCGCCTCCGCGGTGTCGGGCAGCCGGACCGCGTCGGTGGCCTGGTCCAGTTCGAGCTCCTCGGGCAGCGCCCGGGTCGCCTCCACGGTGTGCGGCAGCAGGTCGGTGGCCGTCTCCTCCAGCGAGGCGCCGGTGCCGTGGCCCATGTCCTCCACCAGGGTCCCGGCCTTCAGGGAGGTCTGCTCCACGGAGGCGCCGGCCCGGTGGGCGGCGGTCTCCTCGGTGACGCCGTCCAGCCCGGTGGCGGACTGGGCCTCGGCCACGGCGTCGGCCAGGTCGCCCGTGGGGTTGGGGACCGAGCCCAGCGGCGTGGCCACGGGGCGGCCGTCGGGCAGGGGCGCGGCCAGGTCGGGGGCGGGCTTGGCGGGGGTGGCCGATTCCTGGAGCTCGCTCAGCGCGCTGTCCGCGATCGGCCCGACGCCCTCGGGGGCGAGGCTGTGCATGGTGGGAGCGACGCCCTCGACGAGGGCCCGCTCGACGGTGGGGGCGACCTCGTGCATCGGGGTGGCCATCGTGTCGGCGGTCGAGACTCCGGCGCCGAGGGCGACGAATCCGGCCGTTCCGGCAGCGAGGAGTACGGCCCGGGCGGAGGTGCGCTTGGCCTGCGTCATGGGTGTCCTTCCAGAAGTTTCGTGGATATCGGGGCGGCCTGCGCGCGGGACGCGGTAGGCCGAAGCCGGGGAGTCGTGGACCTCCGGCTGACATGAGCCACGTGAGCGGTGGGCACGGGGCTCAGGTCAGCTCCCAGAACGGGTGCGGCGCGGCCGCGGCTGGGACGGTCCGGGGAGGGCGGAGGGCTCGGGTGGCGTCCCTCCGGCGTCCTCCGGACGTCCTAGTCGGGCGAGACCGTGGGGTCGTCAGCGCCGACCGCGGGCGCCGCGCGGTGGTGGCGCGGGGCCGGACGGAGCGCGTCGGAGTCCGGCGCCGTCATGGGCGCGCTGGTGAGGTACCCGGCGATGCCGGGGGCCGGTGCGGGGGACGACCCCGTGGTGGCGGGCGACCCGGCGGCGGGCTGCCCGACCGGCGGCTCGGGTGAGCGGGGTTCGGGGCCGGCGTCCTCGCGGTCACCGCCGCCGACGGCGGCGTGGGCGGGGTCGGACGGGGTACCGGCGGGCGCGGCGAAGGCCGGGGGCGCGCTGTGGCCGCGTTCCGGGTCGTCGGCCGCCCCGGAACGGTCCTGGGCGTCGGTGGCCGGTTCGGTTGCGGTACCGGCGGCCCCGGCCTCCTCCGCGGTGGTGGCGGCGGAGCGGCGGGGCTCGTCGAGGGGCAGGGCGGGGACGGTTCCGAGATCGGAGGTCTCGGGCAGGGCCCGGTCGGCGTCGCCGACGGCCTCGATGACCTCGGCGCCGACGTCGGCGACCGGTCGGGTGGCGCCGTTCAGGGCGCCGCCGGGTTCGGTGCGTCCGCCGGGGTCGGCCTGGAGCCGTTGGTGGACCGTGCCCAGCGTGGTGGTGACGGGTTCGGCGACCTCGGCGGGAACGACGCCGTCCAGCGGGGCCGATCCGTCCGGGGCGGCCGAGACGAGCGCGTCGGCCGCGTCGCGGCCGGAGTCGGCGTGCGCCGGGGCGCCGCCCAGCAGCCACAGAGCGGCCAGGGCCGCGCCGACCAGCAGCCCGAGGCAGAGCAGCGAGGACGGGGACGGCAGCGCGGAGGACGCTTCCGAGCACGGGACCGAGGCGACGCGCGTGGCGCGTGGCGTTCGGCTGGTGCTCTGCATGGATGGGCCCTCCGCGGCATGTGCCAGGTCGCAGCGGGGACACGTCCCCGCTCACGACCAGACGTTAGCACAATGTCACTGAGAGTAGTTTCGGTTTGCTCGAACGGGGAACCCGATCAGGTCTCGGCCGCGCCCCGCTCCCGCGCCGCCAGGTCCGTCCGCCGGGCGGCCGCACGGGAGCGGGCACCGCGGATCTGGTCGAAGGCGAACACGCACAGGGCCGACCACACGATCGCGAAGCCGATCCAGCGGCTCGGCGGCATCTCCTCGCCCTGGACGAGCCAGCCGACGAGGAAGATCATCGTCGGAGCGATGTACTGGAGGATCCCGATGATGCTCAGCGGAACCCGTTGGGCCGCCATCCCGAACAGCAGCAGCGGCAGTGCGGTCACGAAGCCGCCGCCGATGAGCAGGGCCGTGTGGCCGGGCGAGACGGAGAACATCGTCCCCGAGCCGCCGAACTCCAGGTAGAGGACGAAGCCCAGGGCCGGCAGGAACATGATGAGGGTCTCGACGGTGAGACTGCGCATCCCGTCCAGGTCCACGTACTTCTTGACCGCGCCGTAGGCGGCGAAGGACGAGGCCATCAGTAGAGAGAGCCAGGGCGCGGACCCGTAGGCGACGGTCATCACGACCACGGCCAGGGCGCCCAGCCCGACGGCGATCCACTGGGCGGTCCGCAGGCGCTCGGAGAAGAACACCATGCCGAGGCAGACCGACATGAGCGGGTTGATGAAGTAGGCGAGCGAGGCCTGCAGGGTCTGCGAGATCGAGACCGAGTAGATGAACCCCCACCAGTTGAGGGAGATCAGGGCGGCGGCCGCGGCGATCGGCAGGAGGCGCCGGGGGCTGCGGACCACCGCGGGGAGCCACGCCCACCCCCGTCCCGCGACCAGGAGGAACACGCACATGGCGAGCAGGGACCAGACCATGCGGTGGGCGAGGATCTCTGAGGGCTCGGCGGCGGAGAGGAAGGGCCAGTACAGGGCGGCGAGGCCCCACATGAGGAAGGCGCCCGCCCCGAGGGCGACGCCGTGGTTGGATTCCGGCACAGGTCAAATGGTAGGACGAATCGGACGGTGTGTCTCCCCCGTTTCTTGCGCCCGCGGATACGCTGGGCACATGTTCGGGAGAAAAGCGACCATGGTCGATCCAGCACGCGCCCTGCCCGGTCGGGACACCCCGATGCCGGTGCACGCCGAGCACACCGTGCTGGGCACTCCGCTCACCCCGCCCTACCCGGAGGGCAGCGAGATCGCCGACGTGGCGATGGGCTGCTTCTGGGGGGCCGAACGCACCTTCTGGCGCCTGGGCGCCGACCGCGGCGTCATCACGACCGCCGTGGGCTACGCGGGCGGGTTCACCCCCAACCCCACCTACGAGGAGGTGTGCTCCGGCCTGACCGGCCACACCGAGGTGGTCCGGGTGGTCTTCGACCCGGCCCGCATCACCTACGGCGAGATCCTCAAGGTCTTCTGGGAGGGCCACGACCCCACCCAGGGCATGCGCCAGGGCAACGACGTCGGTACGCAGTACCGGTCGGCGATCTACTACCACGACGACGCCCAGCGCGCCGCCGCCGAGGCCACGCGGGACGCCTTCCAGCCGGCCCTGACCCGGTCGGGCTTCGGTGCGATCACCACGGAGATCGCGCCCCTGACGGCCTTCTACTTCGCCGAGGACTACCACCAGCAGTACCTCTCCGACGCCAAGAACCCGAACGGCTACTGCGGCATCGGCGGTACCGGCGCCAGTTGCCCGATCGGCGTCGTGACCTCGGACGACGCGTCTTCCGGGCGTGCAGTCGAGTAGTACGTCCGAGCACCTGCGAGTACGCCCGCGCACGCTCGGATGATGGCTGGGGCGCCCACGGCGCGACGTGAATGACGTGGGCGGCCCCGTCCGGGGCGGGGCCTCAGCTCATCTCATGTGGTGAGTCCGGGGTGGCACATCAGTGTGCAGGCGATGCCGGCGAAGGCCAGGACGTGCTCGGCCCTGCGCTCCGGGCAGGCCGAACGCTCCCTCGGCGACCGGCCTCCCCAGCGCGACCGGTGGCACGCGCGCGCCACGACGGACACGATGACGGCTCAGGGGCCGTCGGTGAGGACCCGCACGAGCTGGTCGAGGCTCGGAGCGCCGCTGAGGCCATCGGGGCCCGCGTAGACGCGGCAGCTCATTCCGTGGTTCTGTACAGGTGTGGGAAGAGCATCCCGGCCGTCGAGACGGATCGTCGGTGAGCCGGGGAAGCGCAACTGGCGTGCTCGTTCGTCGGTGTCCACTTCGACCAGGGCGATCGGCTGTTCAGCGTGCCCGGTGAGCCTGAGGGCTTCGATCAGGCGCTCCTGGGCCACCCGCCAGTTGGGGCACCCGGAGAAGTACAGAAGCTCGACCTCCACTCTCCCATGATGGGCCGGATCGATCCTGAAGTACACCGGGTGCACCGCATTCCGTTGGCGTTGGCAATTCCCGCCCCAGCCGACCACCGGCCGCCGGGCTCCGAACGCGCGGAGCCGCTCTCCGCGGGCGGCGGCAGGAGCACGCACCCGGGCGTCCGCTGCTGATCGCCGCGGCACCCCGCGCGAAGCCGGGGACCGACGAGCGGCCCTCAGGCGCGCGAGGACAGAGCCGAACGGTCGAGCAGGTCGATCGCCGCGTAGCGGACCCGGACGAGCCCCGCCCTCTCGAACTCCTTCAACACCTTGTTCAACGACGGTCGGCGTACGCCCAGCATGGCCGCCAGTGTGCGCTGGGGGAGGGCGACGACGCCGGAGTCGGACTCGTCCAGCAGGAGCTGCGCCGTCTGCTGGGTCAGGGATTTGCCGAGCAGGCCGAGTATGCGCATGTGGCTGGTGTTGAGGCGTTCGGCCACACTCGACAGCCAGCGCCGTGCGATGGCCGGGTGGGACGCCAGCAGCCGCTCGAACTCCTCCGGTCCCAGTTCCAGCAGTTCGACGTCCTCCACGGCGTGGCCGATGTAGGGCATGGGCATGCCCAGCAGCAACGGAATGTCACCGTCGACGTCTCCGGGCTTGAGGATCTGCACGACGACGCGTCCGGTGCCCGATCCGGCCGACAGCTCGACCTGTCCGGACCGCACGATCCACACCCCTGAGCCGCCGTTGCCCCCGCCGAACACCACACCGGACCGGGGCACGGTGCGCCGACGCAGTGTGGAGGCCAGCGCGGAGACGTCACGGCCGGTGAGCGGGGCGGAGCTACCGCGACCCACGCAACGGGCCACCCAGGCGGCCTGTTGGAGCCGCGGATCCTCACGTGCGCCGCCGAGAAGCCGCAGCGCGCGCTCCATCGCCGATGACTGGTCGAAGTGCATGCCGATCGCCCCTCGTCGTGTCGGGCCTGTGGACCCGTCGATCGCGAGCGCGGAAGTTCCCGTTGGACCGAAGCTACCGGATCCGGGGACGCCGCAGCGGTGAACCTGCCGATCCCGTTGATG
This genomic interval carries:
- a CDS encoding polyprenyl synthetase family protein produces the protein MSGAVPSGFLALPRVDPTLAREILDDLEKVEDLLRESVASSDPLLTEAASHLLAAGGKRFRATLVLLAGHFGDPTVPDLISAAAVVELTHVATLYHDDVMDEADLRRGEPSANQRWGNSVAILTGDYVFARASEMLADLGTEAVRLQAATFGRLVQGQILETSGPPEGTDPLDHYLRVISDKTASLIASSAEFGGMFGKVDPETVGTVTRACEALGMAFQLADDILDVAGKTSESGKNPGTDLREGVLTLPMFYALRSTDPADERLKSLLGRPLDEAEAEEALALLQVHPAMAEADATLRGWADRARAELATLPEGRARVAFEALCDYVVERSG
- the rarD gene encoding EamA family transporter RarD, whose translation is MPESNHGVALGAGAFLMWGLAALYWPFLSAAEPSEILAHRMVWSLLAMCVFLLVAGRGWAWLPAVVRSPRRLLPIAAAAALISLNWWGFIYSVSISQTLQASLAYFINPLMSVCLGMVFFSERLRTAQWIAVGLGALAVVVMTVAYGSAPWLSLLMASSFAAYGAVKKYVDLDGMRSLTVETLIMFLPALGFVLYLEFGGSGTMFSVSPGHTALLIGGGFVTALPLLLFGMAAQRVPLSIIGILQYIAPTMIFLVGWLVQGEEMPPSRWIGFAIVWSALCVFAFDQIRGARSRAAARRTDLAARERGAAET
- the msrA gene encoding peptide-methionine (S)-S-oxide reductase MsrA, encoding MFGRKATMVDPARALPGRDTPMPVHAEHTVLGTPLTPPYPEGSEIADVAMGCFWGAERTFWRLGADRGVITTAVGYAGGFTPNPTYEEVCSGLTGHTEVVRVVFDPARITYGEILKVFWEGHDPTQGMRQGNDVGTQYRSAIYYHDDAQRAAAEATRDAFQPALTRSGFGAITTEIAPLTAFYFAEDYHQQYLSDAKNPNGYCGIGGTGASCPIGVVTSDDASSGRAVE
- a CDS encoding thioredoxin family protein — translated: MEVELLYFSGCPNWRVAQERLIEALRLTGHAEQPIALVEVDTDERARQLRFPGSPTIRLDGRDALPTPVQNHGMSCRVYAGPDGLSGAPSLDQLVRVLTDGP
- a CDS encoding Crp/Fnr family transcriptional regulator, with product MHFDQSSAMERALRLLGGAREDPRLQQAAWVARCVGRGSSAPLTGRDVSALASTLRRRTVPRSGVVFGGGNGGSGVWIVRSGQVELSAGSGTGRVVVQILKPGDVDGDIPLLLGMPMPYIGHAVEDVELLELGPEEFERLLASHPAIARRWLSSVAERLNTSHMRILGLLGKSLTQQTAQLLLDESDSGVVALPQRTLAAMLGVRRPSLNKVLKEFERAGLVRVRYAAIDLLDRSALSSRA